In the Cololabis saira isolate AMF1-May2022 chromosome 7, fColSai1.1, whole genome shotgun sequence genome, one interval contains:
- the LOC133447034 gene encoding zinc finger protein ubi-d4-like isoform X2, producing MAAVVDSVVKVLGEQYYRDAMEQCHSYNARLCAERSILMPFLDSQTGVAQSNCYIWMEKRHRSAGVAPGQLYSYPARRWRKKRRSHPPEDPRLAFPPLKAADLELGLKRDTLGAVDGSSLEALLKGEPLERRSGVSELRGPEDDTPAVEPPATSTVTHTSSGRIRKRVLDHDDYLDDLDDEDFEDETPKRRGKSKSKGRSDKNGKKKTEAAAAALEERDKPYACDTTKKGPNGLALPNDYCDFCLGDSTLNQKTGQSEELVSCSDCGRSGHPTCLQFTPVMMAAVKTYRWQCIECKCCNVCGTSENDDQLLFCDDCDRGYHMYCLTPPMTEPPEGSWSCHLCLALLKDKASIYQQNQSSVHE from the exons ATGGCGGCCGTTGTCGACAGTGTTGTGAAAGT CCTTGGAGAGCAGTATTACAGAGATGCTATGGAGCAGTGCCATAGCTACAATGCTCGTCTTTGTGCCGAACGCAGCATCCTCATGCCTTTCCTGGACTCTCAGACTGGTGTTGCTCAGTCTAACTGTTACATCTGGATGGAAAAGAGACACCGGAGTGCTG GTGTAGCTCCAGGGCAGCTGTACTCTTACCCAGCCCGTCGTTGGAGGAAGAAGCGGCGTTCCCATCCTCCCGAGGACCCTCGCTTGGCCTTCCCCCctctcaaagcag CTGACCTAGAGCTCGGCCTAAAGCGCGATACCTTGGGAGCGGTAGATGGAAGCAGCTTGGAGGCCTTGCTGAAAGGGGAGCCACTTGAGAGGAGAAGTGGTGTGTCAGAGCTCCGTGGCCCAGAGGATGATACACCCGCCGTGGAGCCTCCAGCTACGTCAACAGTTACTCACACATCTTCTGGCCGCATCCGTAAG AGGGTCCTTGACCATGACGACTACTTGGACGATCTGGATGATGAAGATTTTGAAGATGAAACTCCCAAGAGACGAGGCAAGAGCAAGTCCAAG GGCCGAAGTGACAAGAATGGCAAGAAGAAAACagaggctgcagctgctgcactgGAGGAGAGGGATAAACCGTACGCCTGCGACA CAACTAAGAAAGGTCCCAACGGACTGGCACTGCCCAACGACTACTGTGACTTCTGTCTGGGAGACTCCACCCTAAACCAAAAGACCGGCCAATCTGAAGAGCTGGTATCCTGCTCAGACTGCGGACGTTCAG GTCACCCAACATGCCTGCAGTTCACACCAGTGATGATGGCTGCAGTGAAGACCTACCGCTGGCAGTGCATTGAGTGCAAGTGCTGCAACGTTTGTGGCACTTCGGAGAATGAT GACCAGCTGCTGTTCTGTGATGACTGTGACCGAGGTTACCACATGTACTGTCTAACTCCACCCATGACTGAACCACCAGAGG
- the LOC133447034 gene encoding zinc finger protein ubi-d4-like isoform X1 has product MAAVVDSVVKVLGEQYYRDAMEQCHSYNARLCAERSILMPFLDSQTGVAQSNCYIWMEKRHRSAGVAPGQLYSYPARRWRKKRRSHPPEDPRLAFPPLKAADLELGLKRDTLGAVDGSSLEALLKGEPLERRSGVSELRGPEDDTPAVEPPATSTVTHTSSGRIRKRVLDHDDYLDDLDDEDFEDETPKRRGKSKSKGRSDKNGKKKTEAAAAALEERDKPYACDICGKRYKNRPGLSYHYTHSHLAEEEGEDREEIEAPPTPRQPEEQKTTKKGPNGLALPNDYCDFCLGDSTLNQKTGQSEELVSCSDCGRSGHPTCLQFTPVMMAAVKTYRWQCIECKCCNVCGTSENDDQLLFCDDCDRGYHMYCLTPPMTEPPEGSWSCHLCLALLKDKASIYQQNQSSVHE; this is encoded by the exons ATGGCGGCCGTTGTCGACAGTGTTGTGAAAGT CCTTGGAGAGCAGTATTACAGAGATGCTATGGAGCAGTGCCATAGCTACAATGCTCGTCTTTGTGCCGAACGCAGCATCCTCATGCCTTTCCTGGACTCTCAGACTGGTGTTGCTCAGTCTAACTGTTACATCTGGATGGAAAAGAGACACCGGAGTGCTG GTGTAGCTCCAGGGCAGCTGTACTCTTACCCAGCCCGTCGTTGGAGGAAGAAGCGGCGTTCCCATCCTCCCGAGGACCCTCGCTTGGCCTTCCCCCctctcaaagcag CTGACCTAGAGCTCGGCCTAAAGCGCGATACCTTGGGAGCGGTAGATGGAAGCAGCTTGGAGGCCTTGCTGAAAGGGGAGCCACTTGAGAGGAGAAGTGGTGTGTCAGAGCTCCGTGGCCCAGAGGATGATACACCCGCCGTGGAGCCTCCAGCTACGTCAACAGTTACTCACACATCTTCTGGCCGCATCCGTAAG AGGGTCCTTGACCATGACGACTACTTGGACGATCTGGATGATGAAGATTTTGAAGATGAAACTCCCAAGAGACGAGGCAAGAGCAAGTCCAAG GGCCGAAGTGACAAGAATGGCAAGAAGAAAACagaggctgcagctgctgcactgGAGGAGAGGGATAAACCGTACGCCTGCGACA tttgtgggaAGCGCTACAAGAATCGTCCTGGCCTGAGCTACCACTATACACACTCTCATCTGGCAGAGGAGGAGGGCGAGGACCGCGAGGAGATCGAGGCACCACCCACTCCTCGCCAGCCTGAGGAACAGAAGA CAACTAAGAAAGGTCCCAACGGACTGGCACTGCCCAACGACTACTGTGACTTCTGTCTGGGAGACTCCACCCTAAACCAAAAGACCGGCCAATCTGAAGAGCTGGTATCCTGCTCAGACTGCGGACGTTCAG GTCACCCAACATGCCTGCAGTTCACACCAGTGATGATGGCTGCAGTGAAGACCTACCGCTGGCAGTGCATTGAGTGCAAGTGCTGCAACGTTTGTGGCACTTCGGAGAATGAT GACCAGCTGCTGTTCTGTGATGACTGTGACCGAGGTTACCACATGTACTGTCTAACTCCACCCATGACTGAACCACCAGAGG